The following coding sequences lie in one Streptomyces venezuelae genomic window:
- a CDS encoding DUF937 domain-containing protein → MSDDSQTSESRSFEQDVLDELGDDRLQEIAGLLGTDASGAQDVVGTTASALSADIKGRAADPVEADEVRQAFTEVGPADPTPQGVATLGGGLGGLVGGGMMAGMLAKMSKPVANAVSKKTGIPAAKVTRVIEMLIPVVLAVVSKRAARAKGPGAPSGSAPSSGGGLGDLLGQILGGKK, encoded by the coding sequence ATGAGCGATGATTCCCAGACCTCTGAGTCCCGGTCCTTCGAGCAGGACGTCCTCGACGAGCTCGGCGACGACCGGCTCCAGGAGATCGCGGGCCTGCTCGGCACGGACGCGTCCGGCGCGCAGGACGTCGTCGGCACGACCGCGTCCGCGCTCTCCGCGGACATCAAGGGCCGCGCCGCCGACCCCGTCGAGGCCGACGAGGTGCGGCAGGCCTTCACGGAGGTCGGGCCCGCCGATCCGACCCCGCAGGGGGTCGCCACTCTCGGCGGCGGCCTCGGTGGTCTCGTCGGCGGCGGGATGATGGCCGGCATGCTCGCGAAGATGAGCAAGCCGGTGGCGAACGCGGTCTCCAAGAAGACCGGCATCCCGGCGGCGAAGGTCACGCGCGTGATCGAGATGCTGATCCCCGTGGTGCTCGCCGTGGTCTCCAAGAGGGCGGCCCGGGCCAAGGGGCCCGGCGCGCCGAGCGGCTCCGCGCCCTCCTCCGGCGGCGGTCTCGGCGATCTGCTGGGCCAGATCCTGGGCGGCAAGAAGTAG
- a CDS encoding sugar phosphate isomerase/epimerase family protein, producing MSEPVQPSRLSINQETVKQWSLPELAEGCAKEGIGAVGLWRAPVQEYGVERAARLMRDTGLTVTSLCRGGFLTDIEEAPRARALDDNRAAVDEAAALGTDTLVLVSGGLPAGSKDLAGARERIADALAVLGPYAEERGVRLAIEPLHPMFASDRCVVSTLGQALDLAERFPAHQVGVVVDTYHVWWDDLAPAQIARAGRGGRLHAFQLADWITPLPAGVLLGRGQLGDGCVDFRAFRAAVDAAGYRGPIEVEIFNEELWARDGGEVVRETAERFRAHA from the coding sequence ATGAGCGAGCCGGTGCAGCCGTCGCGGCTGAGCATCAACCAGGAGACCGTCAAGCAGTGGTCGCTGCCCGAACTCGCCGAAGGCTGCGCCAAGGAGGGCATCGGCGCCGTCGGCCTGTGGCGGGCGCCCGTCCAGGAGTACGGCGTCGAGCGCGCCGCCCGCCTCATGCGGGACACCGGGCTGACGGTGACGAGCCTGTGCAGGGGCGGCTTCCTCACGGACATCGAGGAGGCGCCACGCGCGCGTGCCCTCGACGACAACCGCGCGGCGGTCGACGAGGCGGCGGCGCTCGGCACGGACACCCTGGTCCTGGTCTCGGGCGGCCTCCCGGCCGGCAGCAAGGACCTGGCGGGCGCGCGCGAGCGCATCGCGGACGCGCTCGCCGTCCTCGGGCCCTACGCCGAGGAGCGGGGCGTGCGCCTCGCCATCGAGCCGCTGCACCCCATGTTCGCCTCGGACCGCTGTGTGGTCTCCACCCTCGGCCAGGCGCTCGACCTCGCGGAACGCTTCCCCGCGCACCAGGTTGGCGTGGTCGTGGACACGTACCACGTGTGGTGGGACGACCTGGCGCCCGCGCAGATCGCCAGGGCGGGCAGGGGCGGCCGTCTGCACGCCTTCCAGCTCGCCGACTGGATCACTCCGCTGCCCGCGGGCGTGCTCCTGGGGCGCGGGCAACTGGGGGACGGCTGCGTCGACTTCAGGGCCTTCCGCGCGGCCGTGGACGCGGCCGGGTACCGCGGACCCATCGAGGTGGAGATCTTCAACGAGGAGCTGTGGGCGCGGGACGGCGGCGAAGTGGTGAGGGAGACGGCCGAACGGTTCCGCGCACACGCGTGA
- a CDS encoding dihydrodipicolinate synthase family protein produces the protein MTTLLLPAAGGGTRAYTPRAEPPPHAEPPPTTEDGPPLTSRTVFSAAHVVADPFADVSPDGPAAVDWDATLAFRRHLWSHGLGVAEAMDTAQRGMGLDWAGAAELIRRSAAEAKAAGGRIACGVGTDQLTGPATLPEVRAAYEEQLALVDAAGAQPILMASRALAAAATSPDDYVETYGHLLRQASEPVILHWLGPMFDPALEGYWGAADLDAATETFLEVIRAHPDKVDGIKVSLLDADREIGLRRRLPDGVRCYTGDDFHYPELIAGDDHGFSHALLGVFDPLGPLAAAAVRALDTGDAKRFRALLDPTVELSRHLFETPTRYYKTGVVLLAWLAGHQTHFTMVGGLQSARSLPHLARAYELADALGLFPDPDLAADRMRSLLTVHGVPQ, from the coding sequence GTGACCACCCTCCTGCTCCCCGCCGCGGGCGGCGGCACGCGCGCGTACACCCCGCGCGCCGAACCGCCGCCCCACGCCGAACCGCCGCCCACGACCGAGGACGGCCCCCCGCTCACCTCCCGGACCGTCTTCTCCGCCGCGCACGTCGTCGCCGACCCGTTCGCCGACGTGTCCCCGGACGGCCCCGCCGCCGTCGACTGGGACGCCACCCTCGCCTTCCGCCGCCACCTCTGGTCGCACGGCCTCGGCGTCGCCGAGGCCATGGACACCGCCCAGCGCGGCATGGGCCTGGACTGGGCAGGGGCCGCCGAGCTGATCCGGCGCTCAGCCGCCGAGGCGAAGGCCGCGGGGGGACGCATCGCCTGCGGCGTCGGCACCGACCAGCTCACGGGCCCGGCCACCCTCCCCGAGGTCAGGGCCGCCTACGAGGAACAGCTCGCCCTCGTCGACGCGGCCGGTGCCCAGCCGATCCTCATGGCGTCCCGCGCCCTCGCCGCCGCGGCCACGTCACCCGACGACTACGTGGAGACGTACGGCCACCTCCTGCGCCAGGCCTCCGAGCCGGTCATCCTGCACTGGCTCGGCCCCATGTTCGACCCCGCCCTGGAGGGCTACTGGGGCGCCGCCGACCTGGACGCGGCCACCGAGACCTTCCTTGAGGTGATCAGAGCCCACCCCGACAAGGTCGACGGCATCAAGGTCTCCCTCCTGGACGCCGACCGCGAGATCGGCCTGCGCCGCCGCCTCCCCGACGGCGTGCGCTGCTACACCGGCGACGACTTCCACTACCCCGAACTGATCGCCGGGGACGACCACGGCTTCAGCCACGCCCTGCTCGGCGTCTTCGACCCGCTGGGCCCCCTCGCCGCGGCCGCCGTACGGGCCCTGGACACCGGGGACGCGAAGCGGTTCCGCGCCCTCCTCGACCCCACCGTCGAGCTCTCCCGGCACCTCTTCGAGACCCCCACCCGCTACTACAAGACCGGCGTCGTCCTGCTCGCCTGGCTGGCCGGACACCAGACGCACTTCACGATGGTCGGCGGCCTGCAGTCGGCCCGCTCCCTGCCCCACCTGGCCCGCGCCTACGAACTCGCCGACGCGCTCGGCCTGTTCCCCGACCCGGACCTCGCGGCCGACCGCATGCGATCCCTGCTCACCGTCCACGGAGTGCCCCAATGA
- a CDS encoding Gfo/Idh/MocA family protein has product MTRKTVRIAMNGVTGRMGHHQHLVRSILALREHGGLDLGDGTVLWPEPVLVGRREHALRALAERYGLERYSTDLDAVLADPAVDIYFDAQVTSAREDALKRAVAAGKHIYTEKPTATGLDAALDLARRAEAAGIKHGVVQDKLFLPGLRKLKRLIDGGFFGRILSVRGEFGYWVFEGDWQPAQRPSWNYRSEDGGGIVVDMFPHWEYVLHELFGRVRSVQALTATHIPQRWDERDKPYDATADDAAYGIFELDGGAVAQINSSWTVRVNRDELVEFQVDGVEGSAVAGLRNCRVQHRSTTPKPVWNPDLPATHSFRDQWQEVPDNGDFDNGFKAQWELFLKHVYADGPYHWDLLAGARGVQLAELGLKSSAEGRRIDVPEIAL; this is encoded by the coding sequence GTGACACGCAAGACGGTGCGCATCGCCATGAACGGCGTCACCGGACGCATGGGGCACCACCAGCACCTGGTCCGCTCGATCCTCGCCCTCCGGGAGCATGGAGGCCTCGATCTGGGCGACGGCACCGTGCTGTGGCCCGAGCCCGTCCTCGTCGGCCGCAGGGAGCACGCACTGCGCGCCCTCGCCGAGCGGTACGGCCTGGAGCGGTACTCCACCGACCTCGACGCCGTCCTCGCCGACCCGGCCGTCGACATCTACTTCGACGCGCAGGTCACCTCCGCGCGCGAGGACGCCCTCAAGCGGGCCGTCGCCGCGGGCAAGCACATCTACACCGAGAAGCCGACCGCCACCGGACTCGACGCGGCGCTCGACCTCGCCCGGCGCGCGGAGGCGGCGGGCATCAAGCACGGCGTCGTACAGGACAAGCTCTTTCTGCCGGGCCTGCGCAAACTGAAGCGGCTGATCGACGGCGGCTTCTTCGGCCGCATCCTGTCCGTGCGCGGCGAGTTCGGCTACTGGGTCTTCGAGGGCGACTGGCAGCCCGCCCAGCGCCCCTCCTGGAACTACCGCAGCGAGGACGGCGGCGGCATCGTCGTCGACATGTTCCCGCACTGGGAGTACGTCCTGCACGAGCTGTTCGGCCGCGTCCGCAGCGTCCAGGCGCTCACCGCCACGCACATCCCGCAGCGCTGGGACGAGCGCGACAAGCCCTACGACGCGACCGCCGACGACGCCGCGTACGGCATCTTCGAGCTGGACGGCGGCGCCGTCGCGCAGATCAACTCCTCGTGGACGGTGCGCGTCAACCGCGACGAGCTCGTGGAGTTCCAGGTCGACGGGGTCGAGGGATCCGCCGTCGCGGGCCTGCGCAACTGCCGCGTGCAGCACCGCAGTACGACACCTAAGCCGGTGTGGAACCCGGACCTGCCCGCCACCCACTCCTTCCGCGACCAGTGGCAGGAAGTGCCCGACAACGGCGACTTCGACAACGGCTTCAAGGCACAGTGGGAGCTCTTCCTCAAGCACGTCTACGCCGACGGCCCCTACCACTGGGACCTCCTCGCGGGCGCACGCGGCGTGCAGCTCGCCGAACTGGGGCTCAAGTCGTCCGCCGAGGGCCGCCGCATCGACGTACCGGAGATCGCGCTGTGA
- a CDS encoding LacI family DNA-binding transcriptional regulator, translating to MSVTLADVAARAQVSPATVSRVLNGNYPVAAATRERVLRAVDELDYVLNGPASALAAATSDLVGILVNDIADPFFGIMAGAVQSEIGGPGGRAGGERMAVVCNTGGSPERELTYLTLLQRQRAAAVILTGGAIEDAEHADAIAGKLRRLTEAGTRVVLCGRPPSPDTGAVALTFDNRGGGQRLTDHLVGLGHRRIGYIAGPEERTTTRHRLEGHRAALAARGVPDDPALTVHGPYDRRSGYDATDELLRRAPDLTAVVAANDTVALGACAALRDKGLRIPDDVSVAGFDDLPFSIDAVPALTTVRLPLQEAGARAGRIAMSKEKPPPGGVATVHGELMVRRSTAAPR from the coding sequence ATGAGCGTGACCCTCGCGGACGTGGCGGCCCGCGCGCAGGTCTCCCCCGCCACCGTCTCCCGCGTGCTGAACGGCAATTACCCGGTGGCGGCCGCCACGCGCGAACGCGTCCTGCGCGCCGTCGACGAGCTCGACTACGTCCTCAACGGCCCCGCGAGCGCACTCGCCGCCGCCACCTCCGACCTGGTCGGCATCCTCGTCAACGACATCGCCGACCCCTTCTTCGGGATCATGGCGGGCGCCGTGCAGTCCGAGATCGGCGGCCCGGGCGGGCGTGCGGGCGGCGAGCGGATGGCCGTCGTCTGCAACACGGGCGGCTCCCCGGAGCGCGAACTCACGTACCTCACGCTCCTCCAGCGCCAGCGCGCCGCCGCGGTGATCCTCACCGGCGGCGCCATCGAGGACGCCGAGCACGCCGACGCGATCGCCGGGAAGCTGCGTCGCCTCACGGAGGCGGGCACGCGCGTGGTGCTGTGCGGCAGACCGCCGTCGCCCGACACCGGCGCGGTGGCGCTCACCTTCGACAACCGCGGCGGCGGGCAGCGGCTGACGGACCATCTCGTGGGCCTCGGCCACCGTCGCATCGGCTACATCGCGGGCCCCGAGGAGCGCACGACCACCCGCCACCGCCTGGAGGGGCACCGCGCCGCGCTCGCCGCCCGCGGCGTCCCTGACGACCCGGCGCTGACGGTCCACGGCCCCTACGACCGCCGCTCCGGCTACGACGCCACGGACGAACTCCTGCGCCGCGCCCCCGACCTGACGGCCGTCGTCGCCGCCAACGACACGGTGGCGCTCGGCGCGTGCGCGGCCCTGCGCGACAAGGGCCTGCGCATCCCGGACGACGTGTCGGTGGCGGGCTTCGACGACCTGCCGTTCAGCATCGACGCGGTGCCCGCGCTGACGACGGTGCGTCTCCCCCTCCAGGAGGCGGGCGCCCGCGCGGGCCGCATCGCGATGAGCAAGGAGAAGCCCCCACCGGGGGGCGTGGCGACGGTGCACGGGGAGCTGATGGTACGAAGGTCAACGGCGGCCCCTCGGTAG
- a CDS encoding PLP-dependent aminotransferase family protein, with protein MNRSIGSPTQRSITSASAARGGGVSDFLQLDSGDAPKGGLADWLAREIRDAIADGRLPAGGRLPATRTLAADLRVSRGVVTEAYRRLTEDGHVAGRGRGGTVVVAVPHVPTPSPEPPDQPPVAAGAGLFTAPADDLGVFDALRAAPARIDLSPGLPDLAAFPRAAWLRAERSVLAGLTPSDFGYGDPRGTPALRTAVAHWLSRNRGIRADPDDVMIVNGTAQALRLLVDVLHADGVREVAVEEPGSLGVRQHLRPLRTPPVPVDAHGVRVDALRATGARAVLLTPAHQFPTGVVLGGERRRELMEWARDGGLVIEDDYDAEHRYDRPAVPALRALLPEHVCYAGSVSKLLAPALRLGWLLAPPAYRDALLDAKRLTDLGTAGLPQLVLAHLMESGDLERHLRLIRRHHRRRRDAMIAAIRTQLPGAVVHGAAAGLHLTITFRETSRKGAYEGSDTALAAAALADGVKVHPLSWHTQLPHPPGLVLGYAASGTAEIAEGVGVLGRLVR; from the coding sequence ATGAACAGGTCCATTGGATCACCTACACAAAGGTCCATAACGTCCGCCTCGGCTGCGCGGGGAGGCGGAGTCTCCGACTTCCTCCAGCTCGACAGCGGCGACGCCCCCAAGGGCGGCCTCGCCGACTGGCTCGCGCGGGAGATCAGGGACGCCATCGCCGACGGCCGCCTCCCGGCCGGCGGCAGACTCCCCGCCACCCGCACCCTCGCCGCCGACCTGCGCGTCTCCCGCGGTGTCGTCACCGAGGCGTACCGGCGGCTCACCGAGGACGGGCACGTCGCGGGGCGTGGGAGGGGCGGGACGGTGGTCGTGGCGGTGCCGCATGTACCGACGCCGTCACCGGAGCCGCCGGATCAGCCGCCCGTGGCGGCTGGTGCGGGTCTCTTCACGGCCCCGGCCGACGACCTCGGCGTCTTCGACGCCCTCCGCGCCGCGCCCGCCCGCATCGACCTGTCGCCGGGCCTGCCCGACCTCGCCGCCTTCCCGCGCGCGGCCTGGCTGCGCGCCGAACGCTCCGTGCTCGCCGGGCTCACCCCGTCGGACTTCGGGTACGGAGATCCGCGCGGCACCCCGGCCCTGCGCACGGCCGTCGCGCACTGGCTCTCCCGGAACCGCGGGATCCGCGCCGACCCGGACGACGTGATGATCGTGAACGGTACGGCCCAGGCGCTGCGGCTCCTCGTCGACGTACTGCACGCCGACGGGGTCCGCGAGGTGGCGGTGGAGGAGCCCGGCTCGCTCGGCGTGCGCCAGCATCTGCGGCCGCTCCGCACACCGCCCGTACCGGTCGACGCCCACGGCGTCCGTGTCGACGCCCTGCGCGCCACCGGGGCACGCGCCGTGCTGCTCACCCCGGCCCACCAGTTCCCCACCGGCGTCGTCCTCGGCGGCGAACGGCGCCGCGAGCTCATGGAGTGGGCCCGCGACGGCGGCCTCGTCATCGAGGACGACTACGACGCCGAACACCGCTACGACCGGCCCGCGGTCCCCGCCCTGCGCGCCCTGCTCCCCGAACACGTCTGCTACGCGGGCAGCGTCTCCAAGCTCCTCGCGCCCGCCCTGCGCCTCGGCTGGCTGCTCGCCCCGCCCGCGTACCGGGACGCGCTCCTCGACGCCAAGCGCCTCACCGACCTCGGCACGGCGGGCCTGCCCCAGCTGGTCCTGGCCCACCTCATGGAATCCGGCGACCTGGAACGCCACTTGCGCCTGATCCGCAGGCACCACCGCAGGCGCAGGGACGCCATGATCGCGGCGATCCGGACGCAGCTGCCGGGGGCGGTCGTGCACGGCGCGGCGGCGGGCCTGCACCTGACGATCACCTTCCGGGAGACCTCCCGGAAGGGCGCGTACGAAGGCTCCGACACCGCCCTCGCCGCCGCCGCGCTCGCCGACGGCGTCAAGGTGCACCCCCTCTCCTGGCACACCCAACTCCCGCACCCGCCCGGCCTCGTACTCGGTTACGCCGCCAGCGGCACCGCGGAGATCGCCGAGGGGGTCGGGGTGCTGGGGCGGCTGGTGAGGTGA
- a CDS encoding LysE family translocator produces MEFLLTSLVVCVTPGTGVLFTIAAGLSRGTRAAVTAAVGCTLGVVPHMVAAITGLAVLLNASAVAFQTLKYLGVAYLLYMAWSTWRDKSELTAERESEPRSAGRTILTGVLINILNPKLTLFFFAFLPQFVSADEPYAFLRMTELSAYFMLITFVVFVAYGRFAAAMRHHVISRPRVVAWMRRTFAAAFAALGARLAFL; encoded by the coding sequence ATGGAATTCCTCCTCACCTCCCTCGTCGTCTGCGTGACCCCGGGCACCGGCGTCCTGTTCACGATCGCGGCCGGCCTCTCGCGCGGCACCCGCGCCGCGGTGACCGCCGCCGTCGGCTGCACGCTGGGCGTCGTCCCGCACATGGTGGCCGCGATCACGGGCCTCGCGGTGCTTCTGAACGCGAGCGCCGTCGCCTTCCAGACGCTCAAGTACCTGGGCGTGGCCTACCTGCTGTACATGGCGTGGAGCACCTGGCGGGACAAGAGCGAGCTGACCGCGGAGCGGGAGAGCGAGCCGCGTTCGGCGGGCCGCACGATCCTGACGGGCGTACTGATCAACATTCTCAATCCGAAGCTGACGCTGTTCTTCTTCGCGTTCCTGCCGCAGTTCGTGAGTGCCGACGAGCCCTACGCCTTCCTGCGCATGACGGAACTGAGCGCCTACTTCATGCTCATCACGTTCGTGGTCTTCGTGGCGTACGGCCGGTTCGCCGCGGCCATGCGCCACCACGTCATCTCGCGCCCGCGCGTGGTGGCCTGGATGCGCCGCACCTTCGCGGCGGCGTTCGCGGCACTTGGAGCGAGGCTGGCTTTCCTCTGA
- a CDS encoding bifunctional helix-turn-helix transcriptional regulator/GNAT family N-acetyltransferase produces MATTPIHEMRAFNRFYTNLIGALDYSRHLYVPYTLTESRVLYELARSPRTDAADLRAELSLDAGYLSRLLAKFERDGLVERAPSADDSRRQRITLTARGRDAAELLDERSREAVGSLLADVPPADRSRLAAAMRTVREILEDGRGRGRHNGRRRVRRADVTLRDPGPGDLGWNVQRNAALYAAEFGWNTDYEGLVARIVADFAQDHDPHLERVWIAEVDGRPAGCVMCVRDDAPGTARLRLLLVEPDARGLGIGDQLVSACVEFARGVGYSQLTLWTNDVLESARRIYQRHGFVLVAEKPHRSFGVDLVGQDWTLPLHERPS; encoded by the coding sequence ATGGCGACGACACCCATCCACGAGATGCGCGCCTTCAACCGCTTCTACACGAACCTCATCGGCGCGCTCGACTACAGCCGCCATTTGTACGTCCCGTACACCCTCACCGAGTCGCGCGTCCTGTACGAGCTGGCCCGCTCGCCCCGTACCGACGCGGCCGACCTCCGCGCGGAACTCTCCCTGGACGCCGGCTATTTGAGCCGCCTCCTCGCGAAGTTCGAGCGGGACGGGCTCGTCGAGCGCGCCCCCTCGGCCGACGACTCGCGACGGCAGCGCATCACGCTCACCGCGCGCGGGCGCGACGCCGCCGAACTGCTCGACGAGCGGTCGCGGGAAGCGGTCGGCTCCCTGCTGGCCGACGTGCCGCCCGCCGACCGGTCCCGGCTCGCGGCGGCGATGCGCACGGTGCGGGAGATCCTGGAGGACGGCCGCGGGCGAGGAAGGCACAACGGCCGCCGCCGGGTCCGCCGCGCGGACGTGACGCTGCGGGATCCTGGCCCCGGCGACCTCGGGTGGAACGTGCAGCGCAACGCCGCGCTGTACGCCGCGGAGTTCGGCTGGAACACGGACTACGAAGGCCTGGTCGCCCGGATCGTCGCCGACTTCGCCCAGGACCACGACCCGCACCTGGAGCGGGTGTGGATCGCCGAGGTCGACGGGCGTCCCGCGGGGTGCGTGATGTGCGTACGGGACGACGCGCCCGGCACGGCACGGCTGCGCCTCCTGCTGGTCGAACCCGACGCGCGGGGCCTCGGCATCGGCGACCAACTGGTGTCCGCCTGCGTGGAGTTCGCGCGGGGAGTGGGCTACAGCCAGCTGACGCTGTGGACCAACGACGTACTGGAGTCGGCCCGCCGCATCTACCAGCGCCACGGATTCGTCCTCGTCGCGGAGAAGCCGCACCGCTCCTTCGGCGTCGACCTCGTCGGGCAGGACTGGACGCTTCCGCTGCACGAGCGGCCCTCATGA
- a CDS encoding EamA family transporter, with protein MRPAHICLAVLVAAVWGVNFVVIEVGLDHFPPLLFSALRFLVAALPAVFFVGRPKVAWKWIVGVGLVLGVAKFGLLFIGMDAGMPAGLSSLVLQVQAVFTGFFAFLALGERPGRVRVTGMVVALGGIAVAAVDEGETGPLTAFALLMGAAACWGVSNVLTRKASPPDSLNFMVWVSTVPVLPLLALSLLFEGPSRDLDALRSLDWQGAGIIVYVAWVTTVFGFGAWGYLLRRHPASTVAPFSLLVPVFGMSSAALVLDESVSGLRWCAAALLVGGVALASFGKASRASASGPLRPSGSPVARAVPVPGPAAQATAPHPRTTASRTPSTAIPPSSPR; from the coding sequence ATGCGACCCGCACACATCTGCCTGGCCGTCCTCGTCGCCGCCGTATGGGGCGTCAACTTCGTCGTCATCGAAGTGGGGCTCGACCACTTCCCGCCGCTGCTCTTCTCCGCCCTCCGCTTCCTCGTCGCCGCCCTGCCCGCCGTCTTCTTCGTGGGGCGGCCGAAGGTCGCGTGGAAGTGGATCGTCGGGGTGGGGCTCGTGCTCGGCGTGGCCAAGTTCGGGCTGCTTTTCATCGGGATGGACGCCGGTATGCCGGCGGGGCTCTCGTCGCTGGTGCTGCAGGTCCAGGCCGTCTTCACCGGGTTCTTCGCCTTTCTGGCGCTGGGGGAGCGGCCCGGCCGCGTACGGGTGACGGGCATGGTGGTCGCCCTCGGCGGGATCGCCGTGGCCGCCGTCGACGAGGGGGAGACGGGACCGCTGACCGCGTTCGCGCTGCTGATGGGCGCCGCGGCCTGCTGGGGCGTCTCCAACGTCCTCACCCGCAAGGCGTCCCCGCCGGACTCCCTGAACTTCATGGTGTGGGTGAGCACGGTCCCGGTGCTGCCGCTGCTCGCGCTCTCCCTGCTCTTCGAGGGGCCTTCCCGGGACCTCGACGCCCTGCGCTCCCTCGACTGGCAGGGCGCGGGCATCATCGTCTACGTCGCCTGGGTCACCACGGTCTTCGGCTTCGGCGCCTGGGGGTACCTGCTGCGCCGCCATCCCGCGTCGACGGTCGCCCCGTTCTCGCTGCTCGTCCCCGTCTTCGGGATGTCGTCGGCCGCCCTGGTCCTCGACGAGTCGGTGAGCGGCCTGCGGTGGTGCGCGGCGGCGCTGCTGGTGGGAGGGGTCGCGCTGGCCTCCTTCGGGAAGGCCTCCCGGGCTTCCGCCTCGGGTCCGCTCAGGCCGAGCGGCTCACCAGTCGCGAGAGCAGTTCCCGTCCCGGGCCCAGCAGCTCAGGCAACGGCGCCGCATCCTCGTACCACCGCTTCTCGTACTCCCAGCACAGCCATCCCTCCCAGCTCTCCGCGCTGA
- a CDS encoding LysR family transcriptional regulator, with protein sequence MLDLARLRALHAVSVHGTVGAAATALGYTPSAVSQQIAKLERETRTTLLERRGRGVALTEEALHLADTAQQLLAIVERAETELEERRGVPAGRLTIAAFASAARGLMPSVLADLARRHPALDPRMTEIDPHLSIDLVAKGAVDMAVVHDWDIAPIPTPPGVEQAVIGDDFCDLVVPHDHRLAGRTAVRREELKSERWITQPPGLVCHEWLVRTLREAGCEPDIAHQAEENPTLVALVAAGLGVALIPRLGRGPIPSGAVTVPLAPVPVRRLYALWRTGASRRPAIAETVRTLQLHWAP encoded by the coding sequence ATGCTCGATCTCGCACGGCTCCGCGCGCTGCACGCCGTCTCCGTCCACGGCACGGTCGGCGCGGCCGCCACCGCGCTCGGTTACACCCCCTCCGCCGTCTCCCAGCAGATCGCCAAGCTGGAGCGCGAGACGCGGACGACACTGCTCGAACGGCGGGGCCGCGGGGTCGCCCTCACCGAGGAGGCGCTCCATCTCGCCGACACGGCCCAGCAGTTGCTGGCCATCGTCGAGCGCGCCGAGACGGAGCTAGAGGAGCGGCGCGGGGTGCCGGCGGGGCGGCTCACGATCGCGGCGTTCGCGTCGGCGGCGCGAGGCCTGATGCCGTCGGTCCTGGCGGACCTGGCCCGACGCCACCCCGCCCTCGACCCCCGCATGACGGAGATCGACCCGCACCTGTCCATCGACCTCGTGGCCAAGGGGGCGGTCGACATGGCCGTCGTCCACGACTGGGACATCGCGCCGATCCCGACGCCGCCGGGGGTCGAACAGGCCGTCATCGGCGACGACTTCTGCGATCTGGTCGTCCCGCACGACCACCGGCTCGCGGGGCGGACCGCCGTGCGCCGCGAGGAGCTCAAGTCCGAGCGGTGGATCACCCAGCCTCCCGGGCTCGTCTGCCACGAGTGGCTCGTGCGGACGCTTCGGGAGGCGGGGTGCGAGCCGGACATCGCCCATCAGGCGGAGGAGAACCCGACGTTGGTCGCGCTCGTCGCGGCGGGTCTCGGGGTCGCGCTCATCCCGCGCCTCGGGCGCGGGCCGATCCCGTCCGGGGCGGTCACGGTCCCCCTCGCGCCCGTGCCCGTCCGCCGCCTGTACGCCCTCTGGCGCACGGGGGCGTCGCGGCGGCCCGCGATCGCCGAAACGGTCCGCACGTTGCAGTTGCACTGGGCTCCGTAG